In the Chryseobacterium sp. MYb264 genome, one interval contains:
- a CDS encoding TIGR01777 family oxidoreductase, producing the protein MKIIIAAGTGFLGKNLEKYFTEKGSQVYILTRNPKRKNEIFWDAKTLDEWKNILENSDVLINLAGKSVDCRYTEKNKKEIYSSRIESTKVLQQAINECINKPKVWLNASSATIYIHSETHLNTEENGIIGDDFSMNICKSWEKEFFISKTENVRKVALRTSIVLGNNGGAFPKLKMITKFGLGGKQGRGNQNISWIHIDDFCRSVEHIINNENIVGEINITAPNPLPNEEFMRKLRKKMKVPFGLNAPVWQLEIASIFLKSETELLLKSRNVYPDKLMKSGLEFTYSKVDYAFKNLV; encoded by the coding sequence ATGAAAATAATCATCGCCGCCGGAACCGGCTTCCTCGGGAAAAATCTAGAAAAATATTTTACAGAAAAAGGAAGTCAGGTTTATATCTTAACCAGAAATCCAAAACGTAAAAACGAAATATTTTGGGATGCAAAAACGTTGGATGAATGGAAAAATATACTTGAAAATTCAGATGTTCTGATCAATCTCGCAGGAAAATCTGTCGATTGCCGATATACTGAAAAGAACAAAAAAGAAATTTACTCTTCAAGAATTGAAAGTACAAAAGTTCTTCAGCAAGCCATTAATGAATGTATCAATAAACCGAAAGTTTGGCTGAATGCAAGTTCCGCAACTATTTATATTCATTCTGAAACGCACTTAAACACAGAAGAAAACGGAATCATTGGCGATGATTTTTCCATGAATATTTGTAAAAGCTGGGAAAAAGAATTTTTTATATCAAAAACAGAAAATGTAAGAAAAGTGGCGTTGCGAACTTCTATCGTTTTGGGAAATAATGGCGGTGCTTTTCCGAAATTAAAAATGATCACCAAATTCGGTTTAGGAGGAAAACAGGGAAGAGGTAATCAAAATATAAGCTGGATTCATATTGATGATTTTTGCAGATCTGTTGAGCATATTATCAATAATGAAAATATTGTAGGTGAAATCAATATAACAGCTCCTAATCCTTTGCCTAATGAAGAATTTATGAGAAAATTAAGAAAAAAAATGAAAGTTCCATTTGGATTAAATGCTCCTGTTTGGCAACTGGAAATCGCATCTATCTTCTTAAAATCCGAAACAGAATTATTATTAAAAAGCAGAAATGTTTATCCTGATAAATTAATGAAAAGTGGGTTGGAATTTACTTATTCTAAAGTAGATTATGCATTTAAAAATTTAGTTTAA
- a CDS encoding YqjF family protein, with translation MNFLKAEWRKLAIINYEINPEILEKYLPEGTELDFYQGKCYVSLVGFMFLNTKLLGFPIPFHRNFEEVNLRFYVKKKEGNDWKRGVVFIKEIVPKPALSFVANSVYKENYKTMPMKNIIHQKDEELLIKYSWKDKTWHSIEITAENQPLKMETNSEFEFITEHYYGFTKKQNKTSEYEVCHPKWDYYLVKNHQLKIDFEAVYGSDFKCLNHQKPISVMLAEGSEIEVKTKKYLKNQVKS, from the coding sequence ATGAACTTCCTAAAAGCAGAATGGCGAAAACTAGCCATTATCAACTACGAAATCAATCCCGAAATCTTAGAAAAATATCTTCCCGAAGGTACAGAACTCGATTTTTATCAGGGAAAATGTTATGTAAGTCTAGTCGGATTTATGTTTTTAAATACCAAATTACTCGGATTTCCGATTCCTTTTCACAGAAATTTTGAAGAAGTGAATTTGAGATTTTATGTAAAGAAAAAAGAAGGCAACGATTGGAAAAGAGGCGTCGTTTTCATCAAAGAAATCGTTCCGAAACCGGCTTTAAGCTTTGTGGCGAATTCTGTTTATAAAGAAAATTATAAAACCATGCCGATGAAAAATATAATTCATCAAAAAGATGAAGAGTTATTAATAAAATACTCATGGAAAGATAAAACTTGGCATTCTATAGAAATTACTGCCGAAAATCAACCTTTGAAAATGGAAACCAATTCTGAATTTGAATTTATTACCGAACATTATTATGGCTTCACGAAAAAACAAAATAAAACTTCAGAATACGAAGTCTGTCACCCAAAATGGGATTATTATTTAGTTAAAAATCATCAACTAAAAATCGATTTTGAAGCTGTTTACGGAAGTGATTTTAAATGTTTAAATCATCAGAAACCTATTTCCGTGATGTTGGCAGAAGGCTCTGAAATTGAAGTAAAAACGAAGAAATATCTTAAGAACCAAGTAAAAAGCTAA
- a CDS encoding SRPBCC family protein: protein MSTIYLNTIIESDIQTVFDLARDIDLHQKSTSKTNEKAIAGRTSGLIEEDETVTWKAKHLGVYQTLTTKIVRMNKPHHFTDVMQKGAFKSMKHQHIFRQEGKNTMMTDIFEFQSPFGLIGKTVDSLFLKNYMKKFLLERNQLIKITAENSNH from the coding sequence ATGTCAACAATTTATTTAAATACCATTATTGAATCCGATATCCAAACCGTTTTCGATTTGGCAAGAGATATTGATTTACACCAAAAATCAACTTCAAAAACTAACGAAAAAGCAATTGCCGGCAGAACTTCCGGATTAATTGAAGAAGATGAAACGGTGACTTGGAAAGCAAAACATCTGGGTGTTTATCAGACTTTAACCACAAAAATTGTCAGGATGAATAAACCTCATCATTTCACCGATGTAATGCAAAAGGGCGCTTTTAAATCGATGAAACATCAGCATATCTTCAGACAGGAAGGTAAAAACACAATGATGACAGATATTTTCGAATTTCAATCTCCTTTCGGACTCATTGGAAAAACCGTTGATAGTCTTTTTCTTAAAAATTATATGAAGAAATTTCTGTTGGAAAGAAATCAATTAATAAAAATAACTGCAGAAAATAGTAATCATTAG
- a CDS encoding DCC1-like thiol-disulfide oxidoreductase family protein, with the protein MKTLTNHTLIYDNECPMCNMYSKGFIKTGMLDESGREAFTKLSFKNKNLIDFDRAKNEIALVDHEKNKVIYGLDSLLLIIGNSFPTLEKVARIQPLHWFFKKLYSFVSYNRKQIIPSAKDNLYPENACIPDFNLKYRLAYIAFVVIFSGSVLSIFSAKLGLGLSQNFAIELVICIAQIVWQTVFLKSYLKDKIWNYLGNMMTVSLIGTLLLIPGLFLNINAFSSIIYFGIVVCIMFLEHIRRCRILKLNFLPTISWMIFRMTVLGILIWINS; encoded by the coding sequence ATGAAAACCCTCACAAACCATACCTTAATCTACGACAACGAATGTCCAATGTGTAACATGTATTCAAAAGGTTTTATAAAAACCGGAATGTTGGATGAAAGCGGAAGAGAAGCCTTTACCAAACTAAGTTTCAAGAACAAAAACCTGATTGATTTCGACCGAGCCAAAAATGAAATCGCTTTAGTCGATCATGAAAAAAATAAAGTGATTTACGGTTTGGACAGTTTATTATTAATCATCGGAAATTCGTTTCCAACCTTAGAAAAAGTAGCCAGAATACAACCTTTGCATTGGTTTTTCAAAAAACTGTATTCTTTCGTTTCTTATAACAGAAAACAGATTATTCCTTCTGCGAAAGATAATCTATATCCTGAAAATGCCTGTATACCAGATTTTAATCTGAAATACAGACTGGCATACATTGCTTTTGTTGTAATTTTCTCAGGATCTGTTTTAAGTATATTTTCAGCAAAATTAGGATTAGGTTTAAGTCAGAATTTTGCGATAGAATTGGTAATCTGCATCGCACAAATCGTTTGGCAGACTGTATTTTTAAAATCTTATTTAAAAGACAAAATCTGGAATTATCTCGGAAATATGATGACCGTTTCTTTGATCGGAACTCTGCTTTTAATTCCCGGCTTATTCTTAAATATAAATGCATTTTCTTCCATTATTTATTTCGGAATTGTCGTATGCATCATGTTTCTGGAACATATCAGAAGATGCCGGATTTTAAAATTAAATTTTCTTCCGACAATATCCTGGATGATTTTCAGAATGACCGTTTTAGGGATTTTAATCTGGATTAATTCTTAA
- a CDS encoding GbsR/MarR family transcriptional regulator: MQLSEAKEKYIQTWGTFATNWGINRTMAQVHALLLASDKPLSTDEVMEGLEISRGNANMNLRALIDWGIVRKEFVKGDRKEYFVAEKDVWYLFKQITKERRKREIEPVISFLEELKNIEDKDSEGAKEFIKLMEDFSSVTGKINNIMDLAIKSDDHWLVGKITNLLK, from the coding sequence ATGCAACTTTCAGAAGCCAAAGAAAAGTATATTCAGACATGGGGAACATTTGCTACCAATTGGGGAATCAACCGTACGATGGCGCAGGTTCATGCTTTGCTTTTGGCGAGTGACAAGCCGCTTTCTACCGATGAGGTGATGGAAGGGCTGGAAATTTCAAGAGGAAATGCCAATATGAATCTCCGTGCATTGATCGATTGGGGAATTGTAAGAAAAGAGTTTGTAAAAGGCGATAGAAAGGAATACTTCGTAGCGGAAAAAGATGTCTGGTATTTATTCAAGCAAATTACCAAAGAGAGAAGAAAAAGAGAGATTGAACCAGTCATTTCGTTTTTAGAAGAACTAAAAAATATTGAAGATAAAGATTCTGAAGGCGCCAAAGAATTTATTAAGTTAATGGAAGATTTCAGCTCTGTTACAGGGAAAATCAATAATATTATGGATCTGGCAATAAAAAGTGACGATCACTGGCTGGTGGGAAAGATTACGAATTTATTAAAATAG
- a CDS encoding TonB-dependent receptor plug domain-containing protein, translating into MNFRFLTYILLLNFLFSNVLMNAQKPFQDFEKEKVYVQTNHVFFKPGEEMYFKIYIVKGENNLPTQDSKVVNFELIEPSGTVSRKFKCEIKNGHAEGYVYFDHEMKGGIYKVRAYTNWMLNEQGKNVFEKEITLQKIVSPRILMKLDFPKKGYGAGDEVLADFSMKSLSNLPIPFYEADYTVMHDGEKVSEGKLITDKEGKYQLKFNLPKILKSSDALLNIKVNFDGFTESISRNIPIVLNNLDVKLMPEGGSLINGIEQNIAFKVLDEFEKPVDATLEIFNQNHQKIKEVSAYHFGMGSFLFTARKNETYYAKVVKPENIKTIYPFSVAKNEGVVLNVTKENKTFYFKLFSTDGKTVLVKGNFREKEIYSQSLILKKGLNSFEIPEDQLPVGICRFTVIENEIPLAERIIFANENKQLSIKIKPSKQNYLPREKVVLDIETLDENQKAVSANLGLSVVDDKLWTYADDKQNHIISWLLMDSELKGKIEKPQFYFDKKEEKASKSLDLVMLTNGYRYFELIPEVIQSDQYKYLPEKKNSIYGIVEDEHKNPVESEVFLLEENYRESKILKQNTAKDGLFYFSDLQRDKSYKVIAKSPLPKHEVKVRILSYKLDINPLDKKKISHVDVEEIIKEAEIKGKPKESVKELPKQQFNKPIGNRKDTIAKEKNVEEVVVLGYLNKVVKSKMTTSYTAVSLSSELQNPNVLSALNGKVAGIEINSTGQPGGYVNIRVRGMASISNKQPLYIVDGMPVENLNTTINPNDIGSITVLKDAAATALYGSRAANGVVLVNSIGSGGRGVKLDISPKSYFAVEAVRSDSLVTYNYTRQFSYPVYKTTNTSYRYDYREAIYWNPVIETDKDGKAKVEFYNSDANTTFRIMTEGISANGLLGRDETTYAAQSLISIDAKIPQYLTRTDEMMIPVVIKNNSNETKTMIMNVVVPNRVNLMKSDSLITLKPLESGRLFVKMQTNEIVNSNIQFTVRSGDFRETMILPFKVEEKGFPHHYSIINNKNENIKIDIPELINGSLNASYYVFENQALQMFEDLERLKKEPHGCFEQLSSTVYPNIFILNYLKSVKKIDAETESLVLKNLKKGFQRMLSYKNKDNGFGYFSSTESSVAVSAFALLEFSDLKKLISIDESLIQNLKTFILSKKDRNGLFEVRRNYEMNQPYSDYSWSRNMYVLYALSKIGVKNEIENSYQLMLKRALATKDSYQLALMANASSNLGKVQEYNNLMEILNKQDAGKNINTKVTFTGSGGRSANAETLSLYMMALQKDEKISPLQIPKVADELIDFNGYYGFGSTQATSLALEVLSDFFAKNEKLYGNEKPIIKVNKADVSPRINIASAFKSGENRIDINYPSTKGLPYKLDYEFYTLQAPKSTDIPVTMETKLKSLTSKVGETNRLTVTVKNKINGPLPMVTAKIGIPAGLTLQNALLKDLIDKKQVSYYEIFDNYLVLYWEHFNANETKVINLDLKTEFAGEYTGKASTIYLYYMPESKYWNEGIKAKVEP; encoded by the coding sequence ATGAATTTCAGATTTCTAACCTATATTTTATTGCTGAATTTTCTTTTTTCAAATGTTCTAATGAATGCTCAAAAACCATTTCAGGACTTTGAAAAAGAGAAAGTATATGTGCAGACCAATCATGTTTTTTTTAAACCGGGAGAAGAAATGTACTTTAAAATTTACATTGTTAAAGGTGAAAATAATCTTCCGACTCAGGATAGTAAAGTGGTTAATTTTGAATTAATTGAGCCAAGCGGAACGGTTTCCCGAAAGTTTAAATGTGAAATTAAAAACGGTCATGCCGAAGGATACGTTTATTTTGATCATGAAATGAAAGGCGGAATCTATAAAGTTCGTGCCTATACCAACTGGATGCTGAATGAGCAAGGGAAAAATGTTTTTGAAAAGGAAATTACCTTGCAGAAGATTGTGTCTCCAAGAATTTTAATGAAACTGGATTTTCCAAAGAAAGGATATGGTGCAGGAGATGAAGTGCTGGCAGATTTTTCAATGAAGAGTCTGAGCAATTTACCCATTCCTTTTTACGAAGCAGATTACACGGTAATGCATGATGGAGAAAAGGTGTCTGAAGGAAAATTAATAACCGATAAGGAAGGAAAATATCAGTTGAAATTTAATCTTCCAAAGATCCTGAAATCTTCTGATGCCTTACTAAATATAAAAGTCAATTTTGATGGATTTACAGAATCTATTTCGCGAAATATTCCGATTGTTCTTAATAATCTGGATGTGAAATTGATGCCTGAAGGAGGAAGTTTGATCAACGGAATTGAACAGAATATTGCTTTTAAAGTGTTAGATGAATTTGAAAAACCTGTGGATGCGACACTGGAAATTTTTAACCAAAATCACCAAAAGATAAAAGAAGTTTCTGCTTATCATTTCGGAATGGGATCTTTTCTATTTACCGCTAGAAAAAATGAAACGTATTATGCAAAAGTAGTTAAGCCTGAAAATATAAAAACAATTTATCCATTTTCTGTTGCAAAAAATGAAGGCGTTGTGCTGAATGTTACTAAAGAAAATAAGACGTTTTATTTTAAATTATTTTCTACGGATGGGAAGACGGTTTTGGTCAAAGGAAACTTTAGAGAAAAAGAAATTTACAGTCAATCCTTGATCTTAAAAAAAGGACTGAATTCCTTTGAAATTCCTGAAGATCAACTTCCTGTAGGAATTTGCAGGTTCACCGTTATTGAGAATGAAATTCCGTTGGCGGAACGTATTATTTTTGCGAATGAAAATAAGCAGCTGAGCATTAAAATTAAACCTTCAAAACAAAATTATCTTCCAAGAGAAAAAGTTGTTTTGGATATTGAAACGTTAGATGAAAATCAAAAAGCTGTTTCTGCAAATCTTGGATTGAGCGTAGTAGATGATAAACTTTGGACTTACGCAGACGACAAACAAAATCATATTATTTCATGGTTGCTGATGGATTCTGAACTTAAAGGGAAGATCGAAAAACCGCAGTTTTATTTTGATAAAAAAGAGGAAAAGGCATCCAAAAGTCTGGATTTGGTGATGTTGACAAACGGTTACCGATATTTTGAACTGATTCCCGAAGTGATTCAATCTGATCAATACAAATACCTTCCGGAAAAGAAAAATTCGATTTATGGAATTGTAGAGGATGAACATAAAAATCCTGTAGAATCGGAAGTTTTTTTGTTAGAAGAAAATTATAGAGAAAGTAAAATTTTAAAGCAAAATACAGCGAAAGACGGATTGTTTTACTTTTCAGATCTTCAACGTGATAAGTCGTATAAAGTGATTGCAAAATCGCCGTTGCCTAAACATGAAGTGAAAGTGAGAATTTTATCCTATAAACTAGATATTAATCCTTTAGATAAAAAGAAAATAAGTCATGTTGATGTTGAAGAAATCATTAAAGAAGCTGAAATTAAAGGAAAACCGAAAGAATCGGTAAAAGAATTACCAAAGCAACAGTTTAATAAACCTATTGGAAATAGAAAAGATACAATTGCTAAAGAGAAAAATGTGGAGGAAGTTGTAGTGTTGGGATATTTAAATAAAGTAGTAAAAAGTAAAATGACCACTTCGTATACTGCTGTTTCATTATCTAGTGAACTTCAAAATCCAAATGTTTTATCTGCTTTAAATGGTAAAGTAGCTGGCATTGAAATTAACAGCACAGGTCAGCCTGGTGGATATGTCAATATAAGAGTAAGAGGGATGGCTTCTATTTCGAATAAGCAACCCTTGTATATTGTGGATGGTATGCCTGTGGAAAATCTCAATACCACGATCAATCCTAATGATATTGGGAGTATTACGGTTTTAAAAGATGCGGCGGCAACTGCCCTTTACGGAAGCCGTGCTGCGAATGGCGTAGTATTGGTGAATTCTATCGGAAGCGGTGGAAGAGGAGTGAAGTTGGATATTAGCCCGAAGTCTTATTTTGCAGTGGAAGCCGTGCGAAGCGACAGTTTGGTTACGTATAATTACACGAGACAGTTTTCCTATCCGGTCTACAAAACCACCAATACGTCTTACCGATACGATTACAGAGAGGCAATTTATTGGAATCCTGTGATTGAAACTGACAAAGATGGAAAGGCAAAAGTAGAGTTTTATAATTCTGATGCCAATACGACCTTCAGAATTATGACGGAAGGAATTTCTGCGAACGGACTTCTGGGAAGAGATGAAACCACTTATGCGGCTCAAAGTTTAATTTCTATTGATGCTAAAATCCCACAATATCTGACGAGAACAGATGAGATGATGATTCCGGTGGTGATTAAAAATAATTCGAATGAAACCAAAACAATGATAATGAATGTGGTGGTTCCGAATCGGGTGAATTTGATGAAATCGGACAGTCTGATTACCTTAAAACCATTAGAATCCGGAAGATTATTTGTTAAGATGCAGACGAATGAAATCGTGAATTCCAATATACAGTTTACGGTTCGTTCGGGGGATTTCAGGGAAACGATGATCTTGCCTTTTAAAGTGGAAGAGAAAGGTTTTCCGCATCATTATTCGATCATTAATAATAAAAATGAGAACATAAAAATTGATATTCCTGAATTGATTAATGGCAGTCTGAATGCCTCATATTATGTTTTTGAAAACCAGGCATTGCAGATGTTTGAGGATTTGGAACGATTGAAAAAAGAACCTCACGGATGTTTTGAGCAGCTTTCTTCCACCGTTTATCCCAATATTTTTATACTGAATTATCTTAAATCGGTCAAAAAAATAGATGCTGAAACAGAAAGTTTAGTCCTCAAAAATCTTAAAAAGGGCTTTCAAAGAATGTTAAGCTATAAAAATAAGGATAATGGATTCGGATATTTCAGTTCTACAGAATCTAGTGTGGCGGTGTCTGCTTTTGCTTTGCTGGAGTTTAGTGATTTGAAGAAACTGATCAGTATTGATGAATCTTTAATTCAAAATTTAAAAACCTTTATTTTATCTAAAAAAGACAGAAACGGACTTTTTGAAGTGAGAAGAAATTATGAAATGAATCAGCCGTATTCCGATTATTCATGGTCGAGAAATATGTATGTTTTATATGCTTTATCGAAAATTGGTGTGAAAAATGAGATTGAAAATTCTTACCAATTGATGTTGAAAAGAGCTTTGGCAACAAAAGATTCTTATCAGTTGGCGTTGATGGCAAATGCTTCTTCAAATCTTGGAAAAGTGCAGGAGTATAACAATTTAATGGAAATTTTAAACAAGCAGGATGCCGGTAAAAATATCAATACAAAAGTAACTTTTACCGGTTCGGGCGGAAGGTCGGCCAATGCAGAAACCCTTTCTTTATATATGATGGCGCTGCAGAAAGATGAAAAAATAAGCCCTTTACAAATTCCAAAAGTTGCTGATGAATTGATCGATTTTAACGGATATTACGGTTTCGGTTCTACCCAGGCTACAAGTCTTGCATTGGAAGTTTTGTCTGATTTCTTCGCTAAAAATGAAAAACTGTATGGAAATGAAAAACCGATCATCAAAGTAAATAAAGCAGATGTTTCGCCGCGAATTAATATCGCTTCGGCATTTAAATCGGGAGAAAATAGGATCGATATTAATTATCCGAGTACAAAAGGACTTCCTTATAAACTGGATTATGAATTTTATACGCTACAGGCTCCGAAAAGTACAGACATTCCTGTGACCATGGAAACAAAGCTGAAATCGTTAACCTCAAAAGTTGGAGAAACGAACAGATTAACGGTAACCGTAAAAAATAAAATCAACGGACCATTGCCAATGGTCACCGCAAAAATAGGAATTCCGGCAGGATTGACGTTGCAAAACGCTTTATTGAAAGATTTGATCGATAAAAAGCAGGTCTCTTATTATGAGATTTTTGATAATTATCTGGTGTTGTATTGGGAACATTTTAATGCGAATGAAACAAAAGTGATTAATTTGGATCTAAAAACCGAATTTGCCGGAGAATATACAGGAAAAGCAAGTACTATTTACCTCTATTATATGCCGGAATCTAAATATTGGAATGAAGGGATTAAGGCTAAAGTTGAACCGTAA
- a CDS encoding RNA polymerase sigma factor: protein MEKELLIECQRNDRNAQRRVYEKMAGKLYTVCKRYLKNDEDIEEVLADTFYKIFTKLNQLQNPDIFESWARKIAVNECLQKLRSQKALHISLDENYAESHDSGTESLSFEKDILSLLNFLPEGCRAIFNLFAIEGYPHKEIATMLSISEGTSKSQLNFARKRLQELLVNQNI, encoded by the coding sequence ATGGAAAAAGAATTACTAATAGAATGTCAGCGTAACGACCGCAATGCACAGCGGAGAGTGTACGAGAAGATGGCGGGCAAGCTGTATACAGTTTGTAAGCGCTATCTGAAAAACGATGAAGATATTGAAGAAGTATTGGCAGATACCTTCTATAAAATCTTCACGAAGCTGAATCAGCTTCAGAATCCCGATATCTTCGAATCCTGGGCAAGAAAAATTGCCGTAAATGAATGTTTACAGAAACTTCGTTCCCAAAAAGCTCTCCATATTTCTCTGGATGAAAACTATGCAGAATCTCATGATTCAGGAACTGAAAGTCTTTCTTTCGAAAAAGATATTTTAAGTCTTTTAAACTTCCTTCCTGAAGGTTGTCGGGCTATTTTTAATCTTTTTGCTATTGAAGGTTATCCTCATAAAGAAATTGCAACCATGCTTTCCATCAGCGAAGGAACTTCGAAATCTCAACTCAATTTTGCCAGAAAAAGACTTCAGGAACTGTTGGTGAATCAAAATATTTAA
- a CDS encoding aminopeptidase C yields the protein MKNRKIASLLFVLSAGSMMFAQDDLINKLKNNQSQNANFQFTTVKDVGATSVKNQGSSGTCWSYSGNSFLESEMQRMGKKPVDLAEIFTARNSYHDKAKLYVLNNGAISWGDGGELHDVVNMYKKYGAVPQDVYTGLKSGQTLNNFKEMQGKLKPVLDSLVQASSKGKLSDNWMSSVDAILDEYLGKVPTNFTYEGKNYTPKTFAKEVVGINPEDYVEISSYKDYPYYQKFVVPIPDNWSHDSDWNVPMKDLTAIVDNAVNKGYSVGWATDVSEPYFSYKNGVAYVPDMDLDQITADNKATLFTEPKKDKTITEDMRQKALNNLSTTDDHGMHIVGLAKDQTGKEYYMVKNSWGVTNDFEGYLYVTRPYVEYKSTAILVHKNAIPKNILKQLKPTKNIGL from the coding sequence ATGAAAAATAGAAAAATTGCCTCATTACTTTTTGTTTTGTCTGCAGGAAGTATGATGTTTGCACAGGATGACTTAATCAACAAGTTAAAAAACAACCAATCTCAAAATGCTAACTTTCAATTTACTACGGTAAAAGATGTGGGAGCCACTTCAGTGAAAAATCAGGGTTCTTCGGGAACATGCTGGAGCTATTCCGGGAATTCTTTCCTAGAATCTGAAATGCAGAGAATGGGTAAAAAGCCTGTAGATCTGGCGGAAATCTTTACTGCAAGGAACTCTTATCATGATAAAGCAAAATTATATGTTTTAAATAACGGAGCCATCAGCTGGGGCGACGGAGGGGAATTGCATGATGTTGTGAATATGTACAAAAAATATGGTGCGGTTCCTCAGGATGTTTATACAGGACTTAAATCGGGGCAGACTTTGAATAATTTCAAAGAAATGCAGGGGAAATTAAAGCCTGTTTTAGATAGTTTGGTTCAGGCTTCCTCTAAAGGAAAACTTTCGGATAACTGGATGTCTTCTGTAGATGCGATCTTAGATGAGTATTTAGGAAAAGTTCCTACTAATTTTACGTATGAAGGGAAAAATTACACTCCAAAAACCTTTGCTAAGGAAGTTGTAGGCATTAATCCTGAAGATTACGTAGAAATTTCTTCTTATAAAGATTATCCTTATTACCAAAAATTTGTAGTTCCGATTCCTGATAACTGGAGTCATGATTCTGACTGGAATGTTCCGATGAAAGATTTAACAGCGATTGTTGACAACGCTGTCAACAAAGGGTATTCTGTAGGCTGGGCAACAGATGTTTCTGAGCCTTATTTCTCTTACAAAAATGGGGTGGCGTATGTTCCGGATATGGATTTAGATCAAATTACGGCGGACAATAAAGCTACTTTATTCACGGAGCCTAAAAAAGACAAAACAATCACCGAAGATATGCGTCAGAAAGCATTGAACAATCTTTCTACAACGGATGATCACGGAATGCACATTGTAGGATTGGCAAAAGACCAAACCGGAAAAGAATATTATATGGTTAAAAACTCTTGGGGTGTAACCAATGATTTTGAAGGATATCTGTATGTAACAAGACCTTATGTTGAATACAAATCAACGGCTATTCTTGTTCACAAAAATGCAATTCCAAAGAATATTCTAAAACAATTGAAACCAACTAAAAATATTGGTTTATAA
- a CDS encoding NADH:flavin oxidoreductase, translating into MSTESLFKPFKYKNLELKNRIVMAPMTRAQSDNGVPTQQITEYYARRAAAEVGLILSEGTVINRPASKNLQNIPDFYGTEALNGWKNVIDSVHENGGKMGPQIWHVGDTRSAEDYPLEDMEKASTMTLEDIQDTIAQFAASAKSAKDLGFDVLEIHGAHGYLIDQFFWDITNTRTDEYGGKTLKERSKFAVDVVKAIRAAVGEDFTIIIRLSQWKQQDYKTKLAHTPEEMEEWLLPLKEAGVDIFHCSQRRFWEAEFEGSDLNFAGWAKKITGQPTITVGSVGLEGDFMAAFAGQGTEKADLSELTKRLERGDFDLVAVGRALLQDPNWVTKIKEGNTEELLDFSAESLATLY; encoded by the coding sequence ATGAGTACAGAATCATTATTCAAACCTTTTAAATATAAAAATTTAGAACTTAAAAATAGAATCGTAATGGCTCCGATGACGAGAGCGCAGTCTGATAACGGAGTTCCTACTCAGCAAATTACGGAATATTATGCAAGAAGGGCAGCTGCAGAAGTTGGATTGATTCTTTCTGAAGGAACAGTGATCAACAGACCTGCTTCTAAAAATCTTCAGAATATCCCTGATTTTTACGGAACAGAAGCTTTAAATGGCTGGAAAAATGTGATCGATTCCGTTCATGAAAATGGAGGGAAAATGGGTCCTCAAATCTGGCATGTAGGAGATACGAGAAGTGCTGAAGATTATCCGTTAGAAGATATGGAAAAGGCTTCTACGATGACTTTGGAAGATATTCAGGATACGATTGCTCAGTTTGCAGCGTCTGCAAAATCTGCAAAAGATCTTGGTTTTGATGTGCTGGAAATTCATGGAGCTCACGGTTATCTTATCGACCAGTTTTTCTGGGATATAACGAATACAAGAACGGATGAATACGGTGGAAAAACTTTGAAGGAAAGAAGCAAATTTGCGGTTGATGTGGTGAAAGCGATCAGAGCTGCTGTTGGAGAAGATTTTACGATTATTATCCGTCTTTCTCAATGGAAGCAACAGGATTATAAAACGAAATTAGCCCATACTCCGGAAGAAATGGAAGAATGGTTATTGCCTTTAAAAGAAGCTGGAGTTGATATTTTCCACTGTTCTCAAAGACGTTTTTGGGAAGCTGAGTTTGAGGGTTCTGATCTGAATTTTGCAGGTTGGGCTAAGAAAATTACTGGTCAGCCAACGATTACCGTAGGTTCTGTAGGTTTGGAAGGTGATTTTATGGCAGCTTTTGCAGGTCAGGGAACTGAAAAAGCAGATTTATCCGAACTTACAAAAAGATTAGAGAGAGGAGATTTTGACCTTGTTGCTGTTGGACGCGCTCTTTTACAGGATCCAAACTGGGTGACGAAGATCAAAGAAGGGAACACAGAAGAACTTCTTGATTTTTCTGCAGAAAGTCTAGCGACTTTATACTAA